A part of Streptomyces sp. NBC_01210 genomic DNA contains:
- the thpR gene encoding RNA 2',3'-cyclic phosphodiesterase, which produces MRLFAAVLPPAPAVGELALAVDRLRSLPAADRLRWTGREGWHFTLAFMGEVEDALLPELHERLGRAARRTHPFALRLHGGGRFGQRALWVGAAGGLEEMRLLAERADAAARRAGIGMEEHRRYQAHLTIARSRDEADLRPYVEGLDTFEGTPWEVAELALVRSNLPVSGVRGEQPRYETVGSWPLGGGTGSSPPERAS; this is translated from the coding sequence ATGAGACTCTTCGCCGCCGTACTGCCGCCCGCCCCGGCAGTCGGCGAACTCGCTCTCGCCGTCGACCGGTTGAGGTCCCTCCCCGCCGCGGACCGGCTGCGCTGGACCGGCCGGGAAGGCTGGCACTTCACGCTCGCCTTCATGGGCGAGGTGGAGGACGCGCTGCTGCCCGAGCTGCACGAGCGGCTCGGGCGGGCCGCCCGCAGGACCCACCCGTTCGCCCTGCGCCTCCACGGCGGCGGGCGGTTCGGGCAGCGGGCCCTGTGGGTCGGGGCCGCCGGCGGCCTGGAGGAGATGCGCCTGCTCGCGGAACGCGCCGACGCTGCGGCGCGGCGGGCCGGGATCGGCATGGAGGAGCACCGCCGCTATCAGGCCCACCTCACGATCGCCCGCAGCCGCGACGAGGCCGATCTGCGTCCGTACGTCGAGGGGCTGGACACCTTCGAGGGCACGCCCTGGGAGGTGGCCGAGCTCGCGCTCGTACGCAGCAATCTGCCGGTCAGCGGCGTACGGGGCGAGCAGCCGCGGTACGAGACGGTGGGCAGTTGGCCGCTGGGAGGCGGGACGGGGTCAAGTCCACCCGAACGGGCGAGTTAA